In Vicinamibacteria bacterium, the sequence GTCAATCAGATCCAGGCCGCCGGAGACGTGCCCCGCTACATCTGGGTGCTCCTCGCGGTCGCCATCGTGGTCTGGATTCTGGTGACCCTGTTCTGAGACGGCCCCTCGCCGGGGTCTTCCTCCTCGGGACGCTCTGCGGCTGTGTGACGCTTCCTCCGCGCTCGCGCCCGCCTAGCCCAAACGCTCAGGTACTGGATCAGGTTCCGATTCGGGCCTTCGACGCCGATCGCTGCGGCCCCGGCAGCCTCTCCCTAGTGCTGAATTCGTACGGCGACATGGTCTCGGAGGCCCAGCTAGGAGCCGACCTGCCCAAGGCTCCCGGGGGGGGCGTGCTCTCCGTCGATCTGCTGCTCGCCGCCCGCCAGCGTGGTTTTGACGCCTCCCTGGTGCCGGGCGACGGTGAGACGATCAGCAAGGAAATCGCGGAGAAGCACCCTTCGATCCTGATGTTGAAGCTGCTTGATGTGCCGGGAGAGCGAAGGGACATCTACCACTATGTAGTTGTAGACGGCTTCGATCCTGGTCGTCGGCTCTTCCGCGTGCAGTTTGGCGATGGGAAGGTCCGCTGGACCTCCCTGGCGCGCCTGGAACGGGCTTGGCGAGGCACCAGTCACGCCTTGCTGCTCGTCCGTCCGCGACGGGAGCTGGGCCTCGAGCTCCGACGCGCGGTTGAGCTAGAGGGTGTGGAGCGCTGGACTGAGGCCGCGGCCCGGTATCGCGCGATCATCGCCGCCTGGCCCAACGCCGCTCAGGCCTGGGTCAACCTCGGAAACGTCGAAGCGCGACTCGACCGCTTTGAGGAGTCAGAGCAAGCCTACCGCAGGGCCCTCGTCCTGTCGCCAGATCTGGCCGACGCTCTCAATAACCTCGCCTGGCTCCTGCTGCGGGGAGGCGCCCGGCTCGAGGAGGCCGAGGAGCTGGCGCTCGCGGCCACGCGGGAGGCCGGACCCGATCAGCCGGTGGCCTTCGACACGCTCGGCCGGATCCAACTCGCACGGGGTCGATGCGCCGACGCGCAAAAGACCTTTACCTCCGCCCTGGTGGGAGTGGGCCCCGCTCCCGTGGGAGCTCGAGCCGATCTTCTCGAAGGGCTGGGCCGGGCGCACTGGGCTTGCGGCCGCGCCGAGGAAGCCCGGTCTAGCTTCTTGGAGGCGCTGGATGCCGGCCCCACGACGGAGAGGAGCCGGGCTATCCAAGCCGCCCTCCTTGCCTTGGGGCGACCCTAGCCCAGGCTACTTACTCCCAACCGCGCTACCCCACCGCGCTCAGCGTGGGCGGCGTCCGGCCAGCGCCCCGTCGATGGAGAAGAGACCGCCTCCCTTGATCATCAGCGCGAGCATGATGGCGAGAGCGAGGATGTGGTACTCGAAGCCCTCACCGGCTTGGCTGCCACTCCAGTTCATGAAGAACCCGTTTCGCGCATGGACGAGGAGCGCCCCCACCAACATCACGCAGCCCAACCCGAAAGCGGCCACGCGGGTCAAGAAGCCCACCACCAGGCCCAGGGATCCAAGGAATTCAGCGACGATGGCGAGGCCGGCGAAGACGGCGGGAATGCCGAGCCTCCCCGTAAAAGAACCCATCGTCGCCGCCAGCCCATGCCCGCCGAACCAACCCAGGACCTTTTGAGCGCCGTGCGGAAAGAAGACCACGCCCGCCAGAACCCGCAGAATCAGCAGGGCAACGTCGGGCTCCGTCCTCAAGAGTCGTTGCCGCATTCGCACCTCCTTCATTGCTGCCCGCGTCCCCCCATCCGGCCCTGGAGACGGAACTGGGTCGCGGCCCAGGGTCCACGGCGGTGGGTCGCTGGCGGGGAACGAGTCGTTCGACGCTTCGTCGACAATGACGTCGGAGCGATCCTCCTCGGCCTCTCCATCTCCGCCACCGCCCCTCACTATTCGTCCTCCAGGGGAAGAAACCCGGTCGAGCGATCTCCAGCTCCGCGGTGAGCGGGGCACAGCGAGGCTAGAAAGTTCTCGCAGCTCATGACGTCCGCGTGCCGGGACTTCCAGTGCGCCTCGATTCCACCCCACCCACGGCCCTTGAAGACTTGCGCGCACTCGGGACACTGGCAGGGCCACATCCTCGGGATGCCTTTCCTACAAGAGGGGCACATCCCGGACTTCGCTTCCCGGTGCGCCCGGCACAGCGAGGCCCAGAATTCCTCGTAGGACATGACTCTCTCGTGCTTCGCCCGCCAATGCGCATCGATGCCGTCCCAGCCCGCCCCTCTGAAGACCCGGGCACACTCCGGACACCGCCGCCGACCCCGCTTGGGCAAGCCCTGACTACAGGCGAAGCACTTCCTCTGGGAAACCGCCAAAGATCCCTCGCGATGACCCAACTGTACCGGAAGTGAGAGTCTTTCGACATGGGCTGATCCTGGCCGGCGAGGCCCCGGGGCGACCGGCCTTACGAGCTACAAGTGGGCAGCCGGCAGTCCGCCGGGACCACGCGGGACCGGGGCTCCTGCGCACCCAGCCGATTTGCCTTCGAGTCTGGCCCGAAGATACAGTCGGCCATCATGTTGTCCATCGGCGCCACCGCGGCCCCCATCGACTTAATCGGGGTCCGCCAAGGCCAGACCCAGCGTTACCGGCTCGCCGACTACCAATCGCGCTGGCTCGTCCTGTTTTTTTATCCGGCCGACTTTTCCTTCATCTGCCCCACCGAGGTAACGGGGTTCCAGAAGCTGCTGCCCGAGTTCGGCGCCAGCGGCTGCGAGATCCTGGGCGTCAGCGTCGACCCGCCGGAGACGCACCTGGCTTGGGCCCGCGAACTCGGTGGAGTCGACTACCCCCTTCTCAGCGACACCGAGCGCACGGCTTGCCGGGCCTACGAGGTCGTGGATCCCCAGGACCAGCGTGCACTCCGCGCGAGTTTCATCATCGATGCGGGCGGCGTCATCGAGTACGCCATGGTCAGCCACCGCAACGTTGGGCGGAGCGTAGAGGAGACCCTTCGCGTATTGCGTGCCCTTCAGAGCGGCCGCGCCTGTCCGGCCGACTGGCGGCCGGGCGAGCCCACCGAGAAAAGGCCGTAGCGCTCAATGTCCGAGATTGCTTCAAAAAGAGGAGCCATCGAGCGCAAGGGGCGCATCCGCGAGGTCGTCTTCGGCGTGCAAGACGGCCTGCTGTCC encodes:
- a CDS encoding DoxX family protein produces the protein MRQRLLRTEPDVALLILRVLAGVVFFPHGAQKVLGWFGGHGLAATMGSFTGRLGIPAVFAGLAIVAEFLGSLGLVVGFLTRVAAFGLGCVMLVGALLVHARNGFFMNWSGSQAGEGFEYHILALAIMLALMIKGGGLFSIDGALAGRRPR
- a CDS encoding tetratricopeptide repeat protein; protein product: MTLPPRSRPPSPNAQVLDQVPIRAFDADRCGPGSLSLVLNSYGDMVSEAQLGADLPKAPGGGVLSVDLLLAARQRGFDASLVPGDGETISKEIAEKHPSILMLKLLDVPGERRDIYHYVVVDGFDPGRRLFRVQFGDGKVRWTSLARLERAWRGTSHALLLVRPRRELGLELRRAVELEGVERWTEAAARYRAIIAAWPNAAQAWVNLGNVEARLDRFEESEQAYRRALVLSPDLADALNNLAWLLLRGGARLEEAEELALAATREAGPDQPVAFDTLGRIQLARGRCADAQKTFTSALVGVGPAPVGARADLLEGLGRAHWACGRAEEARSSFLEALDAGPTTERSRAIQAALLALGRP
- a CDS encoding peroxiredoxin; this translates as MLSIGATAAPIDLIGVRQGQTQRYRLADYQSRWLVLFFYPADFSFICPTEVTGFQKLLPEFGASGCEILGVSVDPPETHLAWARELGGVDYPLLSDTERTACRAYEVVDPQDQRALRASFIIDAGGVIEYAMVSHRNVGRSVEETLRVLRALQSGRACPADWRPGEPTEKRP